The genomic segment GGAGGCGATCAACATCTTTCTGCAGATCAGCTACTACATGCTCATTGGAAGGATTTTCTTTCAGCATTTCTACCCAGCCTGCAAGTGAAGAAACGGGAGTACCTAATTGGTGTGCAGTTTCTTTTGCCATACCGGCCCATACCTGGTTTTGAGTGGAACGATAACTGCTGCGCAAAGCAAGTAAAGTGATAATAATAAATAAGCCCACGATCACAAGCTGCACAATAGGATAGTAACGGACTTCTTTCAACAGCTTTGATTCTCCGTAGTAATAGTTATTATGTCTGGTTGAATCAACCGGGTCCATCCAAATGATCGGTGAGTTTTGAGATTTAAATTCCCTGAATTTTCGTTCTACATAAGATCTACTCAATGCTTCTGATGAGTCAAGATTGATATGTTCAATGATGCTGTCTTTTTCGTTGGTTTGAATGATAGGGATCGTTTTATTCTCAACCAATATTAGAGATGCAAGTTTAGTATCTGTGCTGGCGGAGTTATTCAATATAGATTGGCCGGCTTCAACCCATTGCTCCACTTTTTGGCGTTCTTCTTTTGCAATTTTCTTTGCGAGGTACTGCGAATAAAAAATAGTTCCGGTAACAATACTGATGGCGATGATTGCCACCAGGGTTCTCCAGTTTAGTAATTGCTGAAACATATACGAATTTAGGGAAAACAGTCTGTCAGTCGGCAGTTAACAGTTCACAGTCTGTAGTTTAAATCACTAAGACATATCAATAACTTAAGTTTACTGATTGCCAATTGTCTACTGCTGACTGTGAACTGAACTCCTTATTTTTGAAAACCAAACCCCTTCAATTGAATCAATCACCTAAAGTTTCTGTTGTAATCCTGAACTGGAATGGCCGT from the Bacteroidota bacterium genome contains:
- a CDS encoding HAMP domain-containing histidine kinase, with amino-acid sequence MFQQLLNWRTLVAIIAISIVTGTIFYSQYLAKKIAKEERQKVEQWVEAGQSILNNSASTDTKLASLILVENKTIPIIQTNEKDSIIEHINLDSSEALSRSYVERKFREFKSQNSPIIWMDPVDSTRHNNYYYGESKLLKEVRYYPIVQLVIVGLFIIITLLALRSSYRSTQNQVWAGMAKETAHQLGTPVSSLAGWVEMLKENPSNEHVVADLQKDVDRLQLVTDRFGKIGSTPQLEKRDIVAQVRTMMDYMKKRTTGKINFILNTQGKKEIYAMISGPLFDWVIENLLKNALDSMEGKGNIIVDIFNEDKKTIIDVIDTGKGISKQNFSKVFKPGFTTKKRGWGLGLSLSKRIVEQFHKGRIYVKQSDQGKGTTFRIELIA